A genomic stretch from Corynebacterium terpenotabidum Y-11 includes:
- a CDS encoding carbohydrate ABC transporter permease, which produces MNRSVARTVGGYLGVIVIVVWALAPFYWMLVTAFRDKKYTFDTNPLPSHLTLDNFAEALATDKGNNFLRAIGNSLLIGAGTTTIALAVGVFTAYALARVDFRGKGFVTGIILAASMFPGIALVTPLFQLFTNLGWIGTYQALIIPNISFVLPLTVYTLTSFFRELPWKLEEAARVDGASRGLAFRKVILPLAAPAMFTTAILAFINTWNEFMLAKQLSSTQTEPVTVAIARFSGANAYEYPYAAVMAAGALVTVPLVIMVLVFQRRIVAGLTAGGLK; this is translated from the coding sequence ATGAACCGCTCCGTGGCACGTACCGTCGGCGGCTACCTCGGCGTCATCGTCATCGTCGTCTGGGCCCTGGCACCCTTCTACTGGATGCTGGTCACCGCCTTCCGCGACAAGAAGTACACCTTCGACACCAACCCACTGCCCAGTCACCTCACCCTGGACAACTTCGCCGAGGCCCTCGCCACCGACAAGGGAAACAACTTCCTGCGGGCCATCGGCAACTCGCTGCTCATCGGCGCCGGCACCACCACCATCGCCCTGGCCGTCGGCGTGTTCACCGCCTACGCCCTGGCGCGGGTCGACTTCCGTGGGAAGGGTTTCGTCACCGGCATCATCCTCGCGGCGTCCATGTTCCCCGGGATCGCTCTGGTCACCCCACTGTTCCAGCTGTTCACCAACCTCGGCTGGATCGGTACCTACCAGGCCCTGATCATCCCGAACATCTCCTTCGTCCTGCCGTTGACGGTGTACACGCTGACCTCGTTCTTCCGCGAACTGCCGTGGAAGCTGGAGGAGGCCGCCCGGGTGGACGGCGCGTCCCGCGGACTCGCCTTCCGCAAGGTGATCCTGCCGCTGGCGGCACCGGCGATGTTCACCACCGCCATCCTCGCCTTCATCAACACCTGGAACGAGTTCATGCTGGCCAAACAGCTATCCTCGACGCAGACGGAGCCGGTGACCGTGGCGATCGCCCGGTTCTCCGGGGCGAACGCCTACGAGTACCCCTACGCCGCGGTGATGGCCGCCGGTGCGCTGGTGACCGTCCCGCTGGTGATCATGGTGCTGGTCTTCCAGCGTCGGATCGTCGCCGGGCTCACCGCCGGCGGGCTGAAGTAG
- a CDS encoding YdcF family protein, translated as MSVLVVVTLLLVIAVAVTAWSVKARSRWAGNGLLVGAVGLLMWGWLLVAAAGAGFAGWMWLTFGLAQAVVVLVGWLTARWMGDALPGVDGRGWFHLSTVVAAAELLSLGAGAVVTVLQAVRHIGDGGDDSRFSLVVIGSAGLLLWLTAVGSMIRFLRDVGAGRRRRTPDRADAVIVLGAGLVNDRVSDLLACRLDRGAAAWQTITRHRPASSTPLIVSGGRGADEPCPEAEAMHRYLASRGFPRGAVLEEDQATDTTENLHFSLDLLQQRGVRNPFVVVCTSDFHVLRTERIVAMLEAERGDNGVPFRAVVLGAPTPKPAIPASYLREYVALTIHRLIGRA; from the coding sequence ATGTCGGTCCTCGTTGTCGTCACGCTGCTGCTGGTCATTGCCGTGGCAGTCACCGCCTGGTCGGTGAAGGCCCGGTCCCGCTGGGCGGGCAACGGACTGCTCGTCGGTGCCGTCGGCCTGCTGATGTGGGGCTGGCTGCTGGTCGCCGCGGCCGGTGCGGGTTTCGCCGGTTGGATGTGGCTGACGTTCGGCCTGGCCCAGGCGGTCGTGGTGCTCGTCGGCTGGCTGACCGCCCGGTGGATGGGGGACGCCCTGCCTGGGGTCGACGGTCGTGGCTGGTTCCACCTGTCCACGGTCGTGGCCGCGGCGGAACTGCTCAGCCTGGGGGCCGGGGCGGTGGTGACGGTCCTGCAGGCGGTGCGGCATATCGGTGACGGCGGGGACGACAGCCGGTTCTCCCTGGTCGTCATCGGTTCCGCCGGCCTGCTGCTGTGGCTGACGGCGGTGGGGTCGATGATCCGTTTCCTCCGTGATGTCGGTGCGGGACGGCGACGACGTACCCCGGACCGGGCGGACGCCGTCATCGTCCTGGGTGCAGGCCTCGTCAATGACCGGGTCAGCGATCTGCTGGCGTGCCGGTTGGACCGGGGAGCTGCGGCGTGGCAGACGATCACCCGGCACCGTCCGGCCAGCAGCACCCCGCTCATCGTCTCGGGGGGACGCGGCGCTGATGAGCCGTGTCCCGAGGCGGAGGCGATGCACCGCTATCTGGCGTCCCGGGGATTCCCGCGTGGTGCGGTGCTGGAGGAGGATCAGGCGACAGACACAACGGAGAACCTGCACTTCAGTCTCGACCTGCTCCAGCAGCGGGGGGTGCGGAACCCGTTCGTGGTGGTGTGCACCTCGGACTTCCATGTGCTGCGCACCGAGCGGATCGTGGCAATGCTGGAGGCGGAGCGGGGTGACAACGGTGTGCCATTCCGCGCGGTGGTCCTGGGGGCACCGACGCCGAAGCCGGCGATTCCGGCCTCCTACCTGCGGGAGTATGTGGCGCTGACGATCCACCGCCTCATCGGCCGGGCGTGA
- the purE gene encoding 5-(carboxyamino)imidazole ribonucleotide mutase, producing MTDITGPLVGIVMGSDSDWPTVEPAAQVLADFGVPMEIGVVSAHRTPERMLDYAREAHTRGIKVIIACAGGAAHLPGMVAAATPLPVIGIPRSLKNLDGLDSLLSIVQMPAGVPTATVSIDGAKNAGLLAVRTLSVASPELMERMVAYQESMRDEVLAKDLALKQKLMGE from the coding sequence ATGACTGATATCACCGGACCGCTCGTCGGCATTGTCATGGGGTCGGACTCCGACTGGCCCACCGTGGAGCCTGCCGCGCAGGTCCTCGCTGACTTCGGGGTGCCGATGGAGATCGGTGTGGTCTCCGCGCACCGCACCCCGGAGCGGATGCTCGACTACGCCCGGGAGGCGCACACCCGCGGTATCAAGGTCATCATCGCCTGTGCCGGCGGTGCCGCCCACCTGCCCGGTATGGTCGCCGCGGCCACCCCGCTGCCGGTGATCGGTATCCCCCGGTCGCTGAAGAACCTCGACGGCCTGGATTCGCTGCTGTCGATCGTGCAGATGCCGGCCGGCGTGCCGACCGCGACCGTGTCCATCGACGGGGCGAAGAACGCCGGGCTGCTGGCGGTGCGGACGCTCAGTGTGGCGTCCCCCGAGCTGATGGAGCGGATGGTCGCCTACCAGGAGTCAATGCGCGACGAGGTGCTCGCCAAGGACCTGGCACTCAAGCAGAAGCTCATGGGGGAGTAG